The stretch of DNA CAATGCCGAGAAGATCCACCTGACCGGGCGCAAGCTCACCGACAAGATCTATCGCTGGCACTCGGGGTATATCGGCGGCCTTCGCGAAGTCAGCGCCGAGCGCATGCTCAAGAGCCATCCTGAGCGTGTCGTGGAGTGGGCCATCCAGGGCATGCTGCCCAAGGGCCGCCTCGGGCGGGCCATGGCTCGCAAGCTCAAGGTCTACAAGGGCACCGATCACCCGCATGCCGCCCAGAAGCCGGAGCCGCTGACCGTGGGCGGCCGGAACAAAGCCTAGCTCAGGGTCTGAAGAAGGGATTCGAGAGGAGAGCGCATGGCCGCAGCAACGCAGTTCTACGGAACGGGACGGCGGAAGACCTCGGTGGCGCGCGTGTGGCTCCGGCCCGGACCGGGCCGCATCCTGGTCAACCGGCGTCCCTTCGAGGATTACTTCCCGCGGGAGACGCTGCGGATGATCATCGCGCAGCCGCTCCAGCTGACCAATACCGTCGGGCAATTCGACGCCACCATCAATGTGGGCGGCGGTGGGCCGACGGGGCAAGCGGGCGCTGTGCGCCATGGCATCGCGCGGGCCCTCCTCGAGTTCGACCTCAATCTGCGCCCGACGCTCAAGCGGGCCGGGCTCCTCACGCGCGATCCGCGCATGAGAGAGCGCAAGAAGTACGGGCAGCCGGGCGCCCGCTCGAAGTTCCAGTACTCGAAGCGGTAGGCGCCGTGCTGCGCGTGGCGGTTGCCGGGGCCAGCGGCTACATGGGGGCGGAGCTCCTCCGGCTGCTCTCTGTTCACCCCAAGCTCCAGCTCACCGCGGTGACCTCGGAGCGGCTCGCGGGCGAGCGGCTCGATCGCGTGTTCCCGCACCTGCGGGGGCTGTCGGGTCTCACCATGACCGAGCTGGATCCGTCGCGCCTGGCCGACGAGGCCGACCTGGTCTTTCTCGCCCTGCCTCACATGGAATCCCAGGGGGCCGTGCCGGTGCTGCGGGCTCGGGGGCGAAGGGTCGTCGACCTCTCTGCGGACTACCGGCTGCGCGATGCCACCCTCTACGGCACCTGGTACAAGGCCGACCACATCGATGCGCCGGGGCTTTCCGAGGCCGTGTACGGGATGCCCGAGCTTCACCGAAAGGCCATCGCGACCGCCTCGCTCGTGGCCAGTCCGGGCTGCTATGCGATGGGCGCGGTGCTCGCCACGGCGCCCCTCATCAAGAGCGGGCTTGGTCGCCGCGACGGCATCGTCATAGACGGCAAGTCGGGGGTGACGGGGGCGGGGGCGCAGGGGCGGAAGGTCGATCCCATGTACCTCTACACGGAGGCCAACGAGAACGTGCAGGCGTATGCCATCGGCACGCACCGCCACACGCCGGAGATCGAGCAGGAGCTCTCAGGGCTGGCGGGCCAGGCGGTGGTCGTGGGCTTCACGCCCCATCTCCTGCCCATGAACCGCGGGCTCTTCACCACGGCCTCGGTGCCCCTGACCAAGAGCGCGGGATCCGGCGACCTCCTCGCCCTCTACCGGGAGTTCTACGCGGGCGAGCCCTTCGTGCGCATCGTCCCCGAGGGCGAGCGCCCGACCACGCGCGCAGTGGTCGGCTCCAATTTCTGCGATGTCACCGTGGTATCCGACCCCCGCACCGGACGCGCCGTCTGCCTCTCGGCCCTCGACAACCTGGGCAAGGGCGGTTCGGCCAACGGTATCCAGAACCTCAACATCATGATGGGGTGGGACGAGCGGACCGGCCTCGAAGCGCCGCCCGTGTACCCCTAAGGTGCGCATGGCTGACTTGCAGTGGCTCGACGGGGGCATCACGGCTGTCCCCGGCATCCTCGCCTCGGGGATCGTGGCGGGGATCAAGCCCAGCGGCAAGAAGGATCTCGCGCTGATCTACTCCTCGGCTCCCGCCCGCGCGGCGGCCGTCTTCACCACGAACCAGGTCAAGGGCGCCCCCGTCCTCGTCTCCCAGGAGCACATTCGCGATGGTCGGGCTCAGGCCATCGTGGCCTCGAGCGGCTGCGCCAATGTGTGCACGGGCGAGCAGGGGATCAAGGACGCTCGCGAGATGACGAAGACGGTGGGCGAGCTGCTGAGGATCAAGCCGGGCCAGGTGCTGATCGCCGCCACGGGCGTGATCGGCCAGCCCCTTCCCATGGACAAGATCCGCGCCGCTCTGCCGAAACTCGTGAAGGGGCTGACTCCGCAGGGCGGCCGCAGCGCGGCCGAAGCGATCATGACCACCGACACGCGGCCGAAAGAGGCGGCCCTCCGGCTCGATGTCGGCGGGCGCCCCATCACCATCGGCGGCATCGCCAAGGGGGTGGCCATGCTCGAGCCACACCTGGCGACCATGTTCTGCTTCCTCGCCACCGATGCCATGGTGGCGGCTGATGCCCTGCCGCGCGTGCTGAAGCGGACCACCGACGTCTCCTTCAACCGGATCACCGTGGACGGCGACCAGTCCACAAGCGACACGGTGGCCGTGCTCGCGAATGGTCTCGCGGAGAACGCCCCCCTCGAGCGGGGCAGCCGCGGGCTGCGCGAGTTCGGGCGCGGGCTCGAGGCGGTGGCGGCACGCCTGGCTCGCATGCTGGTGGCCGACGGTGAAGGCGCCACCAAGGTGGTCGAGGTGGCGGTGAGCGGGGCACGGACGAGGCGCGAGGCCCTCCTGGCCGCTCGCGCGGTGGCGAACTCGCCGCTCGTCAAGACGGCCATCTATGGCGCCGATCCCAACTGGGGGCGTATCATGATGGCGCTCGGCAAGTCGGCGGCTCGGGTGGCCCCGGACAGAGTGTCCATCCGATTCGGCGGCGAGGTGCTCGTCGAAAAGGGAATGCTCAGGAGCGGGGCCCGCCTCGAGAAGATCCGGGCGCTGATGGCGGAGTCGGAGTACATGATCGGGATCGATCTCGGCCTCGGCCGCGGTCAGGACCGCGTGTGGACATCGGACCTGAGCGAGGAGTACGTGCGCCTGAACGGCAAATACACGACCTGAGTAACACGCAGTTAACTCGCACGATCGCGAGCTTCGGTGCCCGGGCCAGTCGGAGCTGAGTAAAGTCTCGGGAGAGCGCGGGGGCGAATCGAACCCCGCCGCTCGTGATCGGAGGCCAACCGAACGAGGAGAGTGAGATGGCGGCACTGACCATGAAGGAGCTGCTGGAGGCCGGCGTGCACTTCGGCCACCAGACCAAGCGCTGGAACCCCAAGATGCAGAAGTATATCTTCGGGGAGCGCAACGGCATCTACATCATCGACCTGCAGAAGACCCTCAAGAAGTTCCGCGAAGCCTATGCTTATGTGCGTGACCTCGCGGCGGGCGGGGGCACCGTGCTCTTCGTGGGCACCAAGAAGCAGGCCCAGGAGACCGTGCTCGAGGAGGCCGGCCGCTGCGGCATGTTCTACGTCAACCACCGCTGGCTGGGGGGGACGCTGACGAACTTCGCCACCATCCGCAAGTCCATCGCCAGGCTCAAGAAGCTCGATGAGATGAAGGAGACGGGCGAGTACGAGCGGCTGCCCAAGAAAGAGGTCATCGTGCTCGAGCGCGAGCGCGAGAAGCTCCAGCACACCCTGGTGGGGATCAAGAACATGGACCGGCTGCCCTCCGCCGTGTTCGTGATCGACCCCAAGAAGGAGACGATCGCGGTGGAGGAGGCGCAGCGGCTCGCCATTCCCATCATCGCCATCGTGGACACCAATTGCGATCCCACGGGGATCGACTATCCCGTCCCCGGCAATGACGACGCCATCCGCTCGGTGCGGCTCATCACCTCCCGGATCGCGGACGCCATCCTCGAGGGCGCGGGGACGCTGGCCAAAGAGGCGGCCGAGGCCGCGGAGATTCCCGCCTCCCCCGACCTGCCCGTGGTGACGGAGGCCGAGATGGCAGCCTCGGCCGAAGCGCCGGCCCAGGCCTGAGGAGCATCCCGGCTCATGGCCTTTACTGCCGAAGACGTCAAGAAGCTCCGGGACCTGACGGGGGCGGGCATGATGGACTGCAAGGCCGCCCTCCAAGCCTCCAAGGGCGAGCTCGAGGGCGCGGTGGACCATCTGCGCAGGAAGGGCCTGGCCGATGCCGCCAAGAAACAGCATCGCGAAGCCAAGGATGGCCTCATTCACGCCTACATCCATCAGACGGGCAAGATGGGTGTGCTGATCGAAGTCGACTGCGAGACGGACTTCGTGGCCCGCACCGCAGACTTCCAGCAGCTGGTCAAGGACCTGGCCGTGCAGGTCGCGGCCTTGCCCACCACCACGTACATCTCGCGGGAGCAGGTGCCGGGCGCGGTCGTGGAAAAAGAGCGGGAGATCTACCGGGAGCAGATGGCCGACCAGAAGAAGCCGCCCCAGGTCATCGACAAGATCATCGAGGGCAAGCTCGAGAAGTTCTACGCGGAGACCTGCCTGCTCGAGCAGCCCTTCGTCAGGGACGAGACGGGCAAGACCCGGATCAAGGACATGGTCGACGGAGCCACGGCCAAGATGGGCGAGCGCATCGTGGTCAAGCGCTTCGCGCGCTTCCAGGTCGGAGTGGACTAGACCCCCATGGTCGAGGCCGCCGCCCCCCCCTACCGACGCGTCCTCCTGAAGATCTCGGGCGAAGCGCTGGCGGGCCAGCAAGGCTATGGCATCGAGCCGGAGACGATCAGCCGCATCGCGGAGGAGATCCGCGAAGTGGTCGAGATGGGCGTGCAGCTGGCCATCGTGATCGGCGGTGGCAATATCTTTCGCGGCATCGCGGCGAGCGCGGGCGGCATGGATCGGGCCACCGGCGACTACATGGGCATGCTCGCCACCGTCATCAATGCCCTGGCCTTGCAGGACGCCATCGAGAAGGCCGGCGTGCCCGTGCGGGTGCTCTCGGCCATCGAGATGCGCGCGGTGGCCGAGCCGTATATCCGCCGCCGCGCCATGCGGCATCTCGAGAAGGGGCGGGTGGTGGTCTTCGCGGCGGGCACCGGCAACCCATTCTTCACCACGGACACCGCGGGCGCGTTGCGAGCGGTCGAGATCGGCGCGGAAGCCCTCCTGAAGGCCTCGCGCGTGGACGGCATCTACACGGCCGACCCCCTCAAAGACCCCAAGGCCGTCAAGCTGGCGCGGGTCGGCTACATCGAGGCCCTCAACCGGGGTCTCGAGGTGATGGACACCACGGCCATCTCGCTGTGCATGGACAACAAGCTTCCCATCGTGGTGTTCGACCTCACGACACGCGGCAATATCCGGCGCATCGTGTCCGGCGAGGCCGTCGGCTCGATCGTGACCAACGACGCCGGGCCGCTCAAGGGGTAGAGCCATGCAACAGGTCGTGAAAGATCTCGAGACGCGAATGCAGGCCGCCGTGGACCTCTTGAGCCGCGAGTTCGCCGGGGTGAGGACGGGGCGCGCGAGCACGGCGCTCCTCGACAATATCCGGGTCGAGGCCTACGGCAACCTGACGCCGATCAACCAGATGGCCTCGCTGTCCGTGCCGGACTCCAAGACCCTGGTGATCCAGGCCTGGGACGCTTCTCAGCTGAGCCATATCGAGAAGGCCATTCTGAAATCCGATCTCGGCATCACGCCGTCGGGCGACGGCAAGGTCCTGCGCCTGATCATGCCCACGTTGACCGAGGAGAGACGGAAGCAACTCGCCAAGACCATAGGCAAGTACGCTGAGGACGCCCGCGTGGCCATTCGGAATGTCCGCCGGGAGGCCAACGACAAGCTCAAGGGGATGGCCAAGGACAAGAAGGTCTCGCAGGACGACGAGCGGCGGGGCCACGACGCCATACAGAAGGCCACCGACAAGTTCATCGCCAAGGTCGAAGAGCTCGCCAAGAAGAAAGAGCAGGAGATCCTGGCGATTTGATCATTTGGTAACGGGGGCCTCGACATGGCCCCCGTACTCCCCCACATAGCTGAGTTCCCGCGAGGGGCCAGACGTGGCCGCGCGCTTCCGTTGGCTGATTTCCCGCGGCCGTTCTTCTGTCTTTTGCTTTTCTCGAGGCGGTTTTGCGTGGAATTCGCCTGCGCCGTCACGTAAACTGTGTGAAGCATGCCTCTCAAGTCGGGCGTGACGGCGTCACAACTCTCCACGCTCGGAGAGCAGGAGCTCCGCGACCGCGTCTTGTCCCGCCCATTGCCCCGCCACGTGGCCATCATCATGGACGGGAATGGTCGCTGGGCCACCTCACGAGGTCTGCCGCGGGTGGCTGGCCACAGCGAGGGCGTCAAGTCCGTGCGCAGTATCGTCCGAGCGGCGGGCGAAGTCGGTATCGAGTACCTGACGCTGTACGCCTTCTCCTCCGAGAACTGGAACCGGCCGAGTCACGAGGTGTCCACGCTCATGAGCCTTCTCGAGCGGTCGATCGACCGCGAGCTGCCGGAGCTCATGGCCCGTGGCGTCCGCTTTCGGGTCATCGGGCGTCCGAATGGAGTGCCGGCCGACGTGCAACGGCGCATCGACCACGTG from Candidatus Methylomirabilota bacterium encodes:
- the rplM gene encoding 50S ribosomal protein L13; translated protein: MATVMAKEDAIERKWFVVDARDKVLGRLASQVAHVLRGKHKPTFAPHLDMGDHVVVINAEKIHLTGRKLTDKIYRWHSGYIGGLREVSAERMLKSHPERVVEWAIQGMLPKGRLGRAMARKLKVYKGTDHPHAAQKPEPLTVGGRNKA
- the rpsI gene encoding 30S ribosomal protein S9 encodes the protein MAAATQFYGTGRRKTSVARVWLRPGPGRILVNRRPFEDYFPRETLRMIIAQPLQLTNTVGQFDATINVGGGGPTGQAGAVRHGIARALLEFDLNLRPTLKRAGLLTRDPRMRERKKYGQPGARSKFQYSKR
- the argC gene encoding N-acetyl-gamma-glutamyl-phosphate reductase, coding for MLRVAVAGASGYMGAELLRLLSVHPKLQLTAVTSERLAGERLDRVFPHLRGLSGLTMTELDPSRLADEADLVFLALPHMESQGAVPVLRARGRRVVDLSADYRLRDATLYGTWYKADHIDAPGLSEAVYGMPELHRKAIATASLVASPGCYAMGAVLATAPLIKSGLGRRDGIVIDGKSGVTGAGAQGRKVDPMYLYTEANENVQAYAIGTHRHTPEIEQELSGLAGQAVVVGFTPHLLPMNRGLFTTASVPLTKSAGSGDLLALYREFYAGEPFVRIVPEGERPTTRAVVGSNFCDVTVVSDPRTGRAVCLSALDNLGKGGSANGIQNLNIMMGWDERTGLEAPPVYP
- the argJ gene encoding bifunctional glutamate N-acetyltransferase/amino-acid acetyltransferase ArgJ — encoded protein: MADLQWLDGGITAVPGILASGIVAGIKPSGKKDLALIYSSAPARAAAVFTTNQVKGAPVLVSQEHIRDGRAQAIVASSGCANVCTGEQGIKDAREMTKTVGELLRIKPGQVLIAATGVIGQPLPMDKIRAALPKLVKGLTPQGGRSAAEAIMTTDTRPKEAALRLDVGGRPITIGGIAKGVAMLEPHLATMFCFLATDAMVAADALPRVLKRTTDVSFNRITVDGDQSTSDTVAVLANGLAENAPLERGSRGLREFGRGLEAVAARLARMLVADGEGATKVVEVAVSGARTRREALLAARAVANSPLVKTAIYGADPNWGRIMMALGKSAARVAPDRVSIRFGGEVLVEKGMLRSGARLEKIRALMAESEYMIGIDLGLGRGQDRVWTSDLSEEYVRLNGKYTT
- the rpsB gene encoding 30S ribosomal protein S2; translated protein: MAALTMKELLEAGVHFGHQTKRWNPKMQKYIFGERNGIYIIDLQKTLKKFREAYAYVRDLAAGGGTVLFVGTKKQAQETVLEEAGRCGMFYVNHRWLGGTLTNFATIRKSIARLKKLDEMKETGEYERLPKKEVIVLEREREKLQHTLVGIKNMDRLPSAVFVIDPKKETIAVEEAQRLAIPIIAIVDTNCDPTGIDYPVPGNDDAIRSVRLITSRIADAILEGAGTLAKEAAEAAEIPASPDLPVVTEAEMAASAEAPAQA
- the tsf gene encoding translation elongation factor Ts, whose translation is MAFTAEDVKKLRDLTGAGMMDCKAALQASKGELEGAVDHLRRKGLADAAKKQHREAKDGLIHAYIHQTGKMGVLIEVDCETDFVARTADFQQLVKDLAVQVAALPTTTYISREQVPGAVVEKEREIYREQMADQKKPPQVIDKIIEGKLEKFYAETCLLEQPFVRDETGKTRIKDMVDGATAKMGERIVVKRFARFQVGVD
- the pyrH gene encoding UMP kinase yields the protein MVEAAAPPYRRVLLKISGEALAGQQGYGIEPETISRIAEEIREVVEMGVQLAIVIGGGNIFRGIAASAGGMDRATGDYMGMLATVINALALQDAIEKAGVPVRVLSAIEMRAVAEPYIRRRAMRHLEKGRVVVFAAGTGNPFFTTDTAGALRAVEIGAEALLKASRVDGIYTADPLKDPKAVKLARVGYIEALNRGLEVMDTTAISLCMDNKLPIVVFDLTTRGNIRRIVSGEAVGSIVTNDAGPLKG
- the frr gene encoding ribosome recycling factor, with amino-acid sequence MQQVVKDLETRMQAAVDLLSREFAGVRTGRASTALLDNIRVEAYGNLTPINQMASLSVPDSKTLVIQAWDASQLSHIEKAILKSDLGITPSGDGKVLRLIMPTLTEERRKQLAKTIGKYAEDARVAIRNVRREANDKLKGMAKDKKVSQDDERRGHDAIQKATDKFIAKVEELAKKKEQEILAI
- a CDS encoding isoprenyl transferase; amino-acid sequence: MPLKSGVTASQLSTLGEQELRDRVLSRPLPRHVAIIMDGNGRWATSRGLPRVAGHSEGVKSVRSIVRAAGEVGIEYLTLYAFSSENWNRPSHEVSTLMSLLERSIDRELPELMARGVRFRVIGRPNGVPADVQRRIDHVVDATAGNTGLNLLMAFNYGARDEIVDACRRLALDVAEGRLGPDQIDEVRLSRALYTDGVPDPDLLIRTSGEMRLSNFLLWQIAYTELWVTPTRWPDFAPRDLYLAVADFQQRDRRFGRI